Genomic window (Syntrophales bacterium):
TGATGGACAGCGTCACCTGGAGGCCGCCGGTCCCCCAGCCCCGGGCCACCGGTAGCTCCCTCGAGGCGAAGGGCACCTGGTAGCCTGGGATGGCGACGGCTTTGAGGATCTTCCGCCGGACCTCCCGTTTCGACACATCGTCGAGAAAGGCGAAATTGTAGTCGAGACGGCCCCGGCGGCCGCTCCTGCTGTTAACGCTGATCCACTCGCCGAGATTCATGGATTTCCTTCGCTCTCCGAAGACGGTCCAGGTCCGACTGGAAGTCCACGTAATGGGGAAGCTTCCAGTGATTGCAGAAGCCCATGGATTCGATCCCGTCGATGTGGGACAGCACGAACTCGCCGTCCTCCGACGGGGACGCTCCGCCTCCGGCCTGGATAGACCGGTCCAGGATGGCCATGGAGATGGCCTTGACCTCGTTGTGGCCGAAGCAGAGGCCGTATCCGATAGTGAAGCGGGGCCCGTCCGTCTTCTCCGTGAACCGGGCCAGGATCTCCGCCTCCGTCACCATCACCTCCCCGGCCGTGTACGGCTCTCCGCTGACGGGATGCCGGACGCAGAGCGGCATGTACCCCACGCGAAGCTCCCCGATGGTCGGATGAATGTTCCCGTAGCCGCGCATGTTGGAGTAGGCCAACAGGAGCAGGCCCCCCGTCTCCCCGCGCGCCATCGCCTGCAGGGCGGCGCTCCGGGGCACGGGGAAGAGGAGCGAGTCTTTCGTCACGTCGCAGGGCGTTTTGTCCCTGGCGGACCGATTTGCCTCGGCAATCAGGTTCTCCCTGCGCAGGATCTCGATCACCTTCGGAAACTCCTCCGGCAGGGGCTCCGCCGATTTCGCGCCGCCCAAGATCTCGTTGACGAGCTTCATCCGGTGGATCTTCGACCGCTCGCCCGTTTCAAAATTCAGGAGCCTCAGGGTGTAGTCGTTCGTCGGGCCCAGGATCTGGCCGCCCGGGACGTCCTTGAAGGCCGCCGAGATCCTTCGGACGACCCGCATCCGGCTGGAGGGCCGGGCGATCGAATAGCCCAGGCGCGGCTGCGTGGTCCGGTAGGCCCTCAGGAGAAAAGCCGCCTCCAGGGTGTCCCCCGCGGCCTGCCGGATGGCCATGGCGGCCAGCTCCGGGGCATAGAGGGACCCTTCTCCCATGACGCGGTCGACGAGCAGGAAGAGCTGGTCCCGGATCTGTTCGATGCTCAGGGGCGCCGCGTCCCCTTTCAGGCCCTCGAAAAGAAAGGCCCGGCAGGCGTTTTCGATGGCCTCGGCGCCGCCTTTAACCGCAACGTATCCCATATCAACTCTCCATCATCAGGATGTCCGTGGACCGCGGAATGCCCAGGATACGGCCCGCATCGTCGACAAAAACGGCGTCCACACCGAGGGGAAAATCGGCGTTCGCTTCCCTCAGCCAGTCGAGCTCGCGGGCGGCCAGTCCCCGGATGGCTCCCAGCATCAGTTCATCCCGAATGCCCGGTCCTTTCAGGATCGCCCGGGATCTTGCCCTGTCGGTGGAGACCAGCGAACGAACACGGAAGACAATGGTGGCGGACGCATCGGGGTATTGCAGCGTCCCCCGCTTCGCCCGGAGGACCTCTCCCCGGCTTTCGCCGTCGGCAACGATGACGAAGTCCGCCTGGCCGACGTCCGCCACGCGGCACTGCGTCCGTTCCGTGATCCGCGCCGGCAGTCTCTCAGCCTCCCCGCCCCCGATGACGGCAATGCTGACCTCGTGATCGAGCAGGCTCTCCAGAAGCAGAAGCAGCACTCCCCAGGGCTTGCGAAGGGCCGGCGGCGACACCGGCAGCGTGCAGATCCGTCCCGGCCGGCTCATGGCCTGAAGAATCTGCCGGAAGACCCGCTGCGCCGTTATTTCGTCGCTTGAGATCCGCATCTCAGGTCCTTTTCATCGTCTCGAAATCCACCCGCGTCCGGGCGATCAGGGAACTCT
Coding sequences:
- a CDS encoding carbon-phosphorus lyase complex subunit PhnI, whose translation is MGYVAVKGGAEAIENACRAFLFEGLKGDAAPLSIEQIRDQLFLLVDRVMGEGSLYAPELAAMAIRQAAGDTLEAAFLLRAYRTTQPRLGYSIARPSSRMRVVRRISAAFKDVPGGQILGPTNDYTLRLLNFETGERSKIHRMKLVNEILGGAKSAEPLPEEFPKVIEILRRENLIAEANRSARDKTPCDVTKDSLLFPVPRSAALQAMARGETGGLLLLAYSNMRGYGNIHPTIGELRVGYMPLCVRHPVSGEPYTAGEVMVTEAEILARFTEKTDGPRFTIGYGLCFGHNEVKAISMAILDRSIQAGGGASPSEDGEFVLSHIDGIESMGFCNHWKLPHYVDFQSDLDRLRRAKEIHESRRVDQR
- the phnH gene encoding phosphonate C-P lyase system protein PhnH, yielding MRISSDEITAQRVFRQILQAMSRPGRICTLPVSPPALRKPWGVLLLLLESLLDHEVSIAVIGGGEAERLPARITERTQCRVADVGQADFVIVADGESRGEVLRAKRGTLQYPDASATIVFRVRSLVSTDRARSRAILKGPGIRDELMLGAIRGLAARELDWLREANADFPLGVDAVFVDDAGRILGIPRSTDILMMES